The nucleotide sequence AGGGGCAACGGCCTTCCCAACGATGTGAAGGACTCGTACGATAAGAGGCTCACTGAGATCGAGAGGCTCATTAGCAATAAGGGCAGCAACTGCAGCGGCAAGCCAGACAGTCCCCCCAGTGTCATATGTTCGCTGATTTCAGAGATCGACAAGAACATCGAGAAGGAGATCGAGGGTGTGAAGGTGTTCGGACACGTCCTCTATATTCCCGACTTTGGCTCCGTGTCGTTGGGCGAAGTGACGGTGGGCGAGCGCTGGTACGAGCCCTCAGACAAGAAACCAGCCAATTATTTCGAACTGACGGTCATCAATATGAATCTGGGCTGCGTTGGCACCGGGAATTTGAAGGGTGGAACCGCCGCCAACAACGGACATCACAATCCCTAGGGCTGCTCGTACTGGTTCTTACCGTTGCCTGCGTTTCCTGCGCGCGGTGGAACCGAACGCCCCAGACGGTTTTCGAGCATGCAAACCAAGCGTTTCTGCGCGGTGACTTGAAACAAAGCCAGGACGAAGCCGCTCGAGGATATGAAGAATTTGCACAAACAAGCCCCGAATGGGGCTTACAGTTGCGGATCCTGCAAGCCAAGGCTGCTCTCTGGCGGGGACTCTATGACCAGGTCCTCGAAATCCTCCGGCACATTCCAGCATCTTCCAATCGTCCCGACCTGGCAGTTCCCGTCCTCACCCTCACGGGAGTAGCTCACCTGAACACCCACAATTTTTCACAAGCAGAACAGTCCATTACAGCGGCGAAAAAGATATGCGACTCCGTTGATTTGCCGAGTTGCGGCTACACTCTGCAGGCGCTTGGCCTGCTCGCCAGTGAACGATCCCAGTCGGCTGTCGCGGAAGCGTACTATCAGCAAACTTTTTCGTTTGCTCAATCCCATGGCGATCAATTTCTGGAGGCGGACGCCCTTCTGAACCTGGGAGCAGAATCGCTTTCTCAGGGACGATTCGATGAAGCCATCGACCAATCTGAAGCCGCCTACCAGATTGCGAAAACGACCAATGCCAAGATTCTGCAATTGGTAACGCAGGGCAATATCGGTTGGGCCTATTACCGGCTTGGCGACTCGGAAAGAGCCTTGGATTTGTCTTTACAGGCAGAGAAATTGGCCGCTCAACTCGGAGATGTCTTCGACCAGGAAAACGAACTCACGAACATCGGCTACATCTACTTGGACCAGGGCAAGTCCGACCTCGCCGCACAAACATTTCGAAAGGCGTTGGATTTGGCTGAAGGGATCAAAGCCAAGCGAGATATCTACAATGCTGTGCGCGTCCTGGCGCGCCTCTCTTTGCAGACCGGTGACATTGACAAGGCGTACCAATATGCAGGACAGGCGCTCGCCATCGCGAAGAAGAGCAACAATCGGCTCGACGAACTTTACCCTCTCCTGATTCAGGGCCAGATTGCTGCGTATCGCGGCGACAGCTCGGGAGCTGAGCAGACGTTTCACGACGTGGAACTCGACCCGCAGTGCCCCGTATTTCTCAAGTGGGAAGCCCAACACTCGCTCGCGGGCCTCTACGAAAAAAACAATCAGATGGACGCTGCCGACCACGAATACCGACTGGCTCTCGCGACCTTTGAGGCCGCGCGTTCGGACGTGCGGCATGAGGACTTTCATCTTTCGTTCCTGACCAACGGATGGCGGATCTACGACGACTACGTGCACTTCCTCGTCGCCCGGGGAAATACTGACGACGCGTTACGCTGGGCTGACTACAGCCGGGCACGTAGCTTGGCCGATGGGCTGGGGGTTCCCACGAAGGTTTCGGCGGGTGGTCCCCCGCCTCTGGATGCGACTGCGATCGCGCGCAACAGCCATGGGACCGTGCTCTTCTACTGGCTGGGCCAGAAGCAGTCGTATCTCTGGGCGATTGACGCTCAGAAGACGAACGTTTTCACGCTGCCTGCTGCCGCTGAGATCGATGCGGCGGTGCAACGCTATCGCGACGCTCTTGGCGGCCCACAGGACGTTGCGGAGTACGGCGATAGCGACGGTCGATGGCTCTTTCAGACGCTGCTTGGTCGGGTGCAGGCTTCCTTGCCCAAAGACGCTCCGGTCTTCGTGGTTCCCGACGGCGGCCTGAACAATTTGAACTTTGAGACACTTCTCGTGCCGGAACCGAAGCTGCACTATTGGATTGAAGACGCAACCGTCGCAAATGCAAACTCGCTGCGCATGCTGGGCGCATCCTACCGGCAGGACAAGAAGCCACGGAAGCTTTTACTCTTCGGCGATAATATCCCGCCGAATACTCGATACCCTGCTCTGCTCCGCGCATCTGCACAAATGGAGACGGTGGCTGCGCACTTTCCGGCCAGCTCTCGCCAGATATTTTCGCGGGAAGCCGCAACTCCGGCGGCCTATCTTGAAAGCCATCCCGAGCGTTTTTCGAATCTCCACTTCGTTGCCCATGGGACCGCCAGCCGCTTGAGTCCACTGGATTCCGCCATCATTCTTTCCCGCAGTTCTGCCGATCATGAGTCCTTCAAACTGTATGCACGCGATATCATCCAGCGGCCCCTATCCGCCGACCTTGTGGCTATTTCCTCCTGCTACGGAACCGGAGAGCGTACTTACAAGGGCGAGGGCCTAGTCGGGCTGTCATGGGCATTTCTCAGGGCAGGTGCGCACAACGTGATTGCCGCGTTATGGGAAGCGGCAGACGCGTCGACAGAAAAACTGATGGCGCGGTTCTACGACGAACTGGACCATGGAGCATCCCCTGGCAACGCCTTGCGTACGGCCAAAATCTCACTGCTGCAAAGCCACGACTTTCAGAGCCCGTTCTATTGGGCTCCTTTTCAGCTGTACGTACAGGGACAGGCGAGCAAGGCACATTCTGTTGCACCCTTGAGAGCCACTTCTCGCTGAGATTGACTTCCGTTGAGAATCGACGTTTGAGGGCGTTGCACTCACAATCCAAGATCGCTGAGTCCGGGATGATCATCCGGACGTCGACCCAGCGGCCAATAGTACTTGCGTTCGGAAACGGCAAGCGGCAGATCGTTGATGCTGGCCAGACGCAGGCTCATCAAGCCCTCATCGTTGAATTCCCAATTTTCATTGCCGTAGGAACGAAACCAGTTTCCGGAATCATCGTGCCATTCGTAGGCAAATCGAACTGCGATCCGATTCTGGCTAAATGCCCACAGTTCCTTAACCAGGCGGTATTCAAGTTCCTTTGTCCACTTTCTTTGCAGGAACGCAACAATCTCCACTCGGCCATTTACGAACTCAGCCCGGTTGCGCCAGCCGGAATCGAGTGTGTAGGCGAGTGAAACCTTTTCAGGATCGCGTGAATTCCATCCGTCCTCGGCGAGGCGGACTTTTTGAATTGCAGTTTCCCGCGTAAATGGCGGTAACGGCGGGCGTGTAGTCATCGCTGGTGGCCTCTCTCGAGAGTTTAGCGGCAAGAAGCAGTTCGCTGCTCGCAATCACGTGTAGAATCTCCGCTACCCTGGATGTTTAAAGCTCACGAGCGAGGGGAAGTCAGATGACAGAACTGCGATCTGCATTGATTGGTGCGGGGTTTGTCGGGCGTGCTCACATCGATGCCATACGACGTCTTGGTGTTCCGATCACCGGGGTCTTGGGCAGCTCTGCGCAGCGGACCGAGGAAACCCGAGCATCTCTTGGGCTGCCGAGAGCTTATGCCTCTCTGCAACAACTCGCAGCCGATCCCGATGTACATGTTGTTCACGTATGTACTCCAAATCATCTTCACTTCGAACAGGTCAGCACGCTCCTGCGGGCGGGCAAGCACGTGATGTGCGAAAAGCCCCTGGCCATGGACACGAAGCAGAGTGCTGCATTGATTGAACTGGCTAGAACTCTGGGCCGAGTTGGCGGAGTCACTTACAACCTGCGCTACTACCCGCTTTGCCAAGAGGCTCGATCCCTTATCGCAAGCGGTGCCATCGGAGAGCCTCGCTTAGTCTGCGGCGGTTTTCTGCAGGACTGGCTGTTTTATCCAACCGACTGGAACTGGCGTCTGGAAACGCAGCTCGGAGGCGATCTGCGCGCTGTCTCGGACATCGGCACGCACTGGCTTGATCTCACAACCTGGCTCACCGGCCGCCGCGTACAGGAAGTGTGCGCCGACCTGGCAACCGTGATTCCAGTGCGACAACGTCCACGAGGCCGCATGGAAACATTTAAGTCCACTGCGGGCGCGACCGATCCCGTATCCATCGCCACGGACGACTACGCATCGGTCCTTTTGCATTTCGAAGGTGGCCTGCGCGGGGTGATGACAGTCTCCCAGGTTAGCGCCGGCCACAAGGCAATGCTCGAATTCGAGATCAATGGTTCGGAAGGCTCCCTCGCCTTCAATTCCGAATCGCCCAACGAACTATGGATCGGACGCCGCAACGAAGCCAATAGAATTCTGCTGAAAGATCCCTCTCTCATGCGCGCCGACAGCCGTACCTATTCCAACTACCCGGGCGGCCATGCAGAAGGTTATCCCGACACTTTCTTTAACTTGTTTCGCGATTTCTACAGCTACATTCAGAAGGGCGAGTTCTCGCTTGCTCCATCCTTCCCAACTTTCCAAACGGGACATGACGAACTCGTTCTCTGCGAAGCGATTGGACAGAGCGCACGCAATCGGCTATGGGTGCGAGTGGACTAGAATCGGCCCCGGCATCAGGTGGCGACCCTCCTTGAAACTTCTTGCTCCGTGAAGTCTCTAACTTGCCATGAGCCTGGCATTGTTCCGGATAGAGACGGCTCAGGTTGCAGGAAGCCTCAAAGTAACGATGAAAACGATCTTGTTTGGTTTCGTGCTCTCGATCGGCGCGCAAGTTGCGTTTGGGATCGACAATCTTAAGCTCAACGCAAAGCCCGACTACACCAGCGACAGCCATGACGGGCTTCTCATTACAGGCGACGACATTGGATCCGGCTTCGTTGCGAACAAGCCAAACTACGTCATCATCTACGGCGAAGGCTGCTTCAATTCGAAACGGCAGGCACAGCGCACTGTTGACCTCTACGAAAAGTATCGTGGCCTAGTACATTTTGTGGTCGTGGATCTCGACGTAAGGCGTTCTCCCGAGCAGGAAAAACTGGTCCAACAG is from Acidobacteriota bacterium and encodes:
- a CDS encoding CHAT domain-containing protein, which encodes MKQSQDEAARGYEEFAQTSPEWGLQLRILQAKAALWRGLYDQVLEILRHIPASSNRPDLAVPVLTLTGVAHLNTHNFSQAEQSITAAKKICDSVDLPSCGYTLQALGLLASERSQSAVAEAYYQQTFSFAQSHGDQFLEADALLNLGAESLSQGRFDEAIDQSEAAYQIAKTTNAKILQLVTQGNIGWAYYRLGDSERALDLSLQAEKLAAQLGDVFDQENELTNIGYIYLDQGKSDLAAQTFRKALDLAEGIKAKRDIYNAVRVLARLSLQTGDIDKAYQYAGQALAIAKKSNNRLDELYPLLIQGQIAAYRGDSSGAEQTFHDVELDPQCPVFLKWEAQHSLAGLYEKNNQMDAADHEYRLALATFEAARSDVRHEDFHLSFLTNGWRIYDDYVHFLVARGNTDDALRWADYSRARSLADGLGVPTKVSAGGPPPLDATAIARNSHGTVLFYWLGQKQSYLWAIDAQKTNVFTLPAAAEIDAAVQRYRDALGGPQDVAEYGDSDGRWLFQTLLGRVQASLPKDAPVFVVPDGGLNNLNFETLLVPEPKLHYWIEDATVANANSLRMLGASYRQDKKPRKLLLFGDNIPPNTRYPALLRASAQMETVAAHFPASSRQIFSREAATPAAYLESHPERFSNLHFVAHGTASRLSPLDSAIILSRSSADHESFKLYARDIIQRPLSADLVAISSCYGTGERTYKGEGLVGLSWAFLRAGAHNVIAALWEAADASTEKLMARFYDELDHGASPGNALRTAKISLLQSHDFQSPFYWAPFQLYVQGQASKAHSVAPLRATSR
- a CDS encoding nuclear transport factor 2 family protein; protein product: MTTRPPLPPFTRETAIQKVRLAEDGWNSRDPEKVSLAYTLDSGWRNRAEFVNGRVEIVAFLQRKWTKELEYRLVKELWAFSQNRIAVRFAYEWHDDSGNWFRSYGNENWEFNDEGLMSLRLASINDLPLAVSERKYYWPLGRRPDDHPGLSDLGL
- a CDS encoding Gfo/Idh/MocA family oxidoreductase — encoded protein: MTELRSALIGAGFVGRAHIDAIRRLGVPITGVLGSSAQRTEETRASLGLPRAYASLQQLAADPDVHVVHVCTPNHLHFEQVSTLLRAGKHVMCEKPLAMDTKQSAALIELARTLGRVGGVTYNLRYYPLCQEARSLIASGAIGEPRLVCGGFLQDWLFYPTDWNWRLETQLGGDLRAVSDIGTHWLDLTTWLTGRRVQEVCADLATVIPVRQRPRGRMETFKSTAGATDPVSIATDDYASVLLHFEGGLRGVMTVSQVSAGHKAMLEFEINGSEGSLAFNSESPNELWIGRRNEANRILLKDPSLMRADSRTYSNYPGGHAEGYPDTFFNLFRDFYSYIQKGEFSLAPSFPTFQTGHDELVLCEAIGQSARNRLWVRVD